One region of Oryza sativa Japonica Group chromosome 5, ASM3414082v1 genomic DNA includes:
- the LOC4338983 gene encoding pentatricopeptide repeat-containing protein At2g27610 has translation MTPRTAAALSGLLRGKNAVNLAPEQVPKLLATRASPARVEDGVCLRDPPGARYPLDEIPRRDAAVGANRVLFDYARRGMVLEVLDQFSVARRGGVLVDSATLSCVLKACRSVPDRVLGEQLHCLCVKCGHDRGEVSAGTSLVDMYMKCGSVCEGIEVFEGMPKKNVVTWTSLLTGCAHAQMHSEVMALFFRMRAEGIWPNPFTFASVLSAVASQGALDLGQRVHAQSVKFGCRSSVFVCNSLMNMYAKCGLVEDAKSVFNWMETRDMVSWNTLMAGLQLNECELEALQLFHESRATMGKMTQSTYATVIKLCANLKQLALARQLHSCVLKHGFHLTGNVMTALADAYSKCGELADALNIFSMTTGSRNVVSWTAIISGCIQNGDIPLAVVLFSRMREDRVMPNEFTYSAMLKASLSILPPQIHAQVIKTNYQHIPFVGTALLASYSKFGSTEDALSIFKMIEQKDVVAWSAMLSCHAQAGDCEGATYLFNKMAIQGIKPNEFTISSVIDACACPSAGVDQGRQFHAISIKYRYHDAICVSSALVSMYSRKGNIDSAQIVFERQTDRDLVSWNSMISGYAQHGYSMKAIETFRQMEASGIQMDGVTFLAVIMGCTHNGLVVEGQQYFDSMVRDHKINPTMEHYACMVDLYSRAGKLDETMSLIRDMPFPAGAMVWRTLLGACRVHKNVELGKFSADKLLSLEPHDSSTYVLLSNIYAAAGKWKERDEVRKLMDYRKVKKEAGCSWIQIKNKVHSFIAFDKSHPMSDQIYKKLKVIITRLKQDGYSPNTSFVLHDIAEDQKEAMLVAHSERLALAFGLIATPPGTPLQIVKNLRVCGDCHMVMKMVSMIEDREIIMRDCSRFHHFNGGACSCGDFW, from the coding sequence ATGACACCAAGAACCGCGGCGGCGCTGTCAGGTCTACTCCGCGGCAAGAATGCAGTGAACCTCGCACCAGAGCAGGTCCCGAAGCTGCTTGCTACGCGCGCGTCACCTGCCCGGGTGGAGGATGGCGTCTGTCTCCGTGACCCTCCCGGTGCCCGCTACCCGCTCGACGAAATTCCTCGCCGGGATGCCGCGGTGGGCGCCAACCGCGTACTCTTCGACTATGCGCGGCGCGGGATGGTCCTGGAGGTCCTGGATCAGTTCTCTgtcgcgcgccgcggcggcgtgctgGTTGACAGCGCCACGCTGTCCTGTGTTCTCAAGGCTTGCAGATCAGTGCCAGACAGAGTTCTTGGGGAGCAGCTGCATTGCCTGTGCGTCAAGTGTGGGCATGATCGAGGTGAGGTCAGTGCCGGTACGTCGCTTGTCGATATGTACATGAAGTGTGGTAGCGTCTGTGAGGGGATAGAGGTGTTTGAAGGAATGCCTAAGAAGAATGTCGTCACGTGGACATCGTTGCTAACTGGTTGTGCTCACGCACAGATGCATTCGGAGGTCATGGCCTTATTCTTCAGGATGCGTGCTGAGGGTATATGGCCCAATCCATTCACATTCGCGAGCGTTCTCTCTGCAGTAGCGAGCCAGGGTGCACTTGATCTTGGGCAGCGTGTGCATGCTCAATCAGTTAAGTTTGGATGCCGCTCGTCCGTGTTTGTCTGCAATTCTCTGATGAACATGTATGCAAAGTGTGGATTGGTTGAAGATGCCAAGTCTGTGTTTAATTGGATGGAGACCAGAGACATGGTGTCATGGAACACGTTAATGGCAGGTCTTCAATTGAATGAGTGCGAACTGGAAGCGCTACAACTGTTCCATGAATCACGAGCCACCATGGGAAAGATGACACAGTCAACATATGCTACAGTGATTAAGTTATGTGCAAACCTCAAACAACTGGCCCTGGCACGTCAACTCCACAGCTGTGTGTTGAAACATGGGTTTCATTTGACTGGAAATGTAATGACAGCCCTCGCGGATGCTTACAGCAAATGTGGTGAATTGGCTGACGCTTTAAACATATTTTCTATGACTACGGGATCTCGGAATGTTGTTTCATGGACAGCTATTATCAGTGGATGCATTCAGAATGGTGACATTCCTCTTGCTGTTGTTCTTTTTAGCAGAATGAGAGAAGACAGGGTCATGCCAAATGAGTTCACCTACTCTGCAATGCTGAAAGCATCACTATCCATCTTACCTCCCCAGATACATGCCCAGGTCATCAAGACCAACTACCAGCATATCCCATTTGTTGGAACTGCACTTCTTGCTTCATACTCAAAATTTGGCAGCACTGAAGATGCCCTCTCTATATTCAAAATGATTGAGCAGAAGGATGTCGTTGCATGGTCCGCAATGTTGTCTTGCCATGCCCAAGCTGGTGACTGTGAAGGTGCCACATATTTATTCAACAAGATGGCCATCCAAGGAATCAAGCCAAATGAGTTCACAATATCAAGTGTAATTGATGCCTGTGCTTGCCCATCAGCTGGTGTTGACCAGGGTAGGCAGTTCCATGCTATTTCGATCAAATACAGATACCATGATGCAATTTGTGTGAGCAGTGCACTTGTGAGCATGTACTCAAGGAAAGGGAACATTGACAGTGCTCAAATTGTCTTTGAGAGGCAAACAGATAGAGATTTGGTTTCATGGAACTCGATGATATCAGGGTATGCGCAGCACGGTTACAGCATGAAGGCCATCGAAACATTTCGACAGATGGAAGCTTCGGGTATCCAGATGGATGGCGTCACATTCCTTGCTGTTATCATGGGATGCACTCATAATGGTCTTGTTGTAGAAGGCCAGCAATACTTTGACTCGATGGTCAGGGACCACAAGATCAATCCCACCATGGAGCATTATGCATGTATGGTGGATCTATATAGCCGTGCAGGCAAGCTGGATGAGACAATGAGCCTTATAAGAGACATGCCATTCCCTGCAGGTGCAATGGTATGGCGCACATTGCTAGGTGCTTGCAGAGTTCACAAAAATGTTGAGCTTGGGAAGTTTTCCGCAGATAAGCTGCTATCGCTTGAGCCACATGATTCATCTACATATGTGCTTCTCTCGAACATTTACGCGGCTGCAGGAAAGTGGAAAGAGAGGGATGAAGTGAGGAAGCTCATGGACTATAGAAAGGTGAAGAAAGAAGCTGGATGCAGCTGGATTCAGATCAAGAATAAAGTTCACTCCTTTATAGCCTTTGACAAGTCACATCCTATGTCAGATCAGATATATAAAAAGCTCAAGGTAATCATAACCAGGTTGAAGCAAGATGGTTATTCACCGAACACAAGCTTTGTGCTTCATGACATAGCAGAAGACCAGAAGGAAGCCATGCTGGTTGCACACAGCGAGCGACTAGCTCTTGCCTTTGGCCTGATAGCTACACCACCTGGAACACCCCTTCAGATTGTCAAAAACCTAAGGGTGTGTGGGGACTGCCATATGGTTATGAAGATGGTTTCGATGATTGAGGACAGGGAGATCATCATGCGAGACTGCAGCAGGTTCCATCACTTCAATGGCGGGGCCTGCTCCTGTGGTGATTTCTGGTGA
- the LOC4338984 gene encoding uncharacterized protein At2g39795, mitochondrial translates to MAVSSTLRRARSHPSWAAAARGLLATWGAGSGGRVRHPRHGAASASLFSSLSSSQTSAADAQLLRVINMEISYAQKDCKNRNWSKELGEGFPFEIQDKDGTNMMTLKRSDHKEQIEVEVFLPSAVNEAEENGEPEDQCEDGKHRTHIGNGVPAQYCIPLIVRVRKEAASYLKISCSSYPNELIIESLSFEPNDESGDSASLEAKLSNLPEEFQKAVYSYLKSRCISTDITDFLHAYMINKECHEYLSWLRKVKGLIKS, encoded by the exons ATGGCCGTCTCCTCTACCCTACGGCGAGCTCGATCTCACCCCTCCtgggcggccgccgcgcgcggcctcctcgccacctggggcgccggatccggcggccgcgTTCGTCATCCGCGGCATGGCGCCGCGTCCGCGTCGTTGTTCTCATCGTTGTCCAGTTCTCAGACGAGCGCCGCCGACGCACAGCTCCTCCGGGTCATAAACATGGAGATCTCCTACGCCCAGAAAGATTGCAAGAATCGCAACTGG TCAAAGGAATTAGGTGAAGGCTTTCCTTTTGAAATCCAAGATAAGGATGGTACCAACATGATGACGCTTAAGAGGAGTGACCATAAAGAACAAATTGAAGTGGAAGTGTTCTTGCCAAGCGCTGTCAATGAAGCTGAGGAAAATGGCGAGCCAGAGGATCAGTGTGAAGATGGCAAACATAGAACTCACATTGGCAATGGTGTCCCGGCCCAGTACTGTATCCCTTTGATAGTGAGGGTTCGCAAAGAAGCAGCTTCATATTTGAAAATCAGCTGTAGCTCTTACCCTAACGAACTCATCATTGAGAGCTTGTCGTTTGAACCGAATGATGAATCTGGTGATTCGGCCAGTCTTGAAGCTAAGTTGAG TAATCTTCCTGAGGAATTTCAGAAGGCagtgtattcctacttgaagaGTAGGTGCATTTCGACTGATATTACCGACTTCTTACATGCGTACATGATAAACAAAGAGTGCCATGAATACTTGTCTTGGCTGAGAAAAGTGAAGGGTCTGATTAAAAGTTGA
- the LOC136356546 gene encoding NADPH-dependent aldo-keto reductase, chloroplastic-like, whose amino-acid sequence MAESFVLNTNAAIPSVGLGTWQISPGAVQDAIRAAVQVGYRHIDCSPQYGNQKEVGLALKKLFDEGAVKREDLFITSKLWCTHHAPEDVPEAINTTLKDLQLYYLDLYLVHGPVRAKKGTKLSVENYLKPDIPATWQAMEKLYDSGKARAIGVSNFSCKKLEDLLNVARVPPAVNQVECHPVWQQGKLRKLCQSKGVHLSAYAPLGSPGSPGNDGPNVLSHPTVISIAKKLQKSPAQVALRWGIQMGQSVLPKSDNEVWTRENIDIFDWCIPEELMAKFYEIQQVRLFKYEFLTHPTSFYKSLEDFWDGEI is encoded by the exons ATGGCTGAATCCTTTGTCCTAAACACCAACGCGGCGATCCCATCAGTCGGTCTTGGCACCTGGCAAATTTCACCAGGTGCTGTTCAAGATGCCATCCGCGCTGCTGTCCAG GTTGGATATCGTCATATTGACTGTTCTCCACAGTATGGTAATCAGAAAGAG GTTGGTTTGGCACTGAAGAAATTATTTGACGAAGGTGCGGTTAAGCGTGAAGATTTATTCATCACATCTAAACTGTG GTGCACACAccatgctccagaagatgtgccAGAGGCGATTAATACCACATTAAAGGATCTGCAGCTTTACTACTTAGATTTGTACCTA GTCCACGGTCCAGTTCGTGCCAAGAAAGGTACTAAATTGAGTGTGGAAAATTACCTCAAGCCTGATATCCCAGCTACATGGCAAGCAATGGAGAAGTTGTATGATTCAGGCAAAGCTCGTGCCATTGGCGTGAGCAATTTTTCATGCAAGAAGCTGGAGGACTTGCTCAATGTTGCTCGCGTGCCTCCAGCGGTCAACCAGGTGGAGTGCCATCCGGTTTGGCAGCAAGGCAAGCTCCGGAAGCTCTGCCAATCCAAGGGCGTTCATCTTTCT GCATATGCACCATTAGGTTCACCCGGATCACCAGGGAACGATGGACCAAACGTTCTGAGCCATCCTACTGTGATTTCCATTGCCAAGAAGCTGCAGAAAAGTCCTGCTCAGGTTGCTCTTCGCTGGGGTATTCAGATGGGACAGAGCGTGCTCCCAAAGAGCGACAATGAGGTGTGGACAAGGGAGAACATTGACATATTTGACTGGTGCATCCCTGAAGAACTGATGGCAAAGTTCTACGAGATTCAACAG GTTAGGCTTTTCAAGTACGAATTCTTGACCCATCCGACGAGCTTTTACAAGTCGCTGGAGGATTTCTGGGACGGGGAGATCTAA